The Nocardioides sp. S5 genome includes a window with the following:
- a CDS encoding pyridoxal-phosphate dependent enzyme, translated as MTRYDDLLASVGSTPLVGLPRLSPGRQANGTEVRLWAKLEDRNPTGSIKDRPALKMIEQAEADGTLRPGCTILEPTSGNTGISLAMAAKLKGYRIVCVMPENTSEERRQLLRMWGAEIVSSPAAGGSNEAVRVAKKIAGEHPDWVMLYQYGNQANALSHEEATGPELLADLPSITHFVAGLGTTGTLMGVSRFFRRAKAEVKIVAAEPRYGELVYGLRNLDEGFVPELYDASLIDSRFSVGPRDAVRRVRELLELEGIFAGISTGAILHAALGQAAKAVKAGESADIAFIVCDGGWKYLSTGAYEGTVDDAEDALDGQLWA; from the coding sequence ATGACCCGCTACGACGACCTGCTCGCCTCCGTCGGCAGCACGCCGCTGGTCGGCCTGCCGCGGTTGTCGCCGGGGCGACAGGCCAACGGCACCGAGGTACGCCTCTGGGCGAAGCTGGAGGACCGCAACCCGACCGGCTCGATCAAGGACCGCCCGGCCCTGAAGATGATCGAGCAGGCCGAGGCCGACGGCACGCTGCGACCGGGCTGCACGATCCTCGAGCCCACCAGCGGCAACACCGGCATCTCGCTGGCCATGGCCGCCAAGCTCAAGGGCTACCGCATCGTGTGCGTGATGCCCGAGAACACCTCCGAGGAGCGGCGCCAGCTGCTGCGGATGTGGGGCGCCGAGATCGTGTCCTCGCCCGCCGCGGGCGGCTCGAACGAGGCCGTGCGCGTCGCGAAGAAGATCGCGGGAGAGCACCCCGACTGGGTGATGCTCTACCAGTACGGGAACCAGGCCAACGCGCTCTCGCACGAGGAGGCGACCGGCCCCGAGCTGCTCGCGGACCTGCCGTCGATCACCCACTTCGTCGCCGGCCTCGGCACCACCGGCACGCTCATGGGCGTCTCGCGCTTCTTCCGCCGCGCCAAGGCCGAGGTGAAGATCGTGGCCGCGGAGCCGCGCTACGGCGAGCTGGTCTACGGCCTGCGCAACCTCGACGAGGGCTTCGTGCCCGAGCTCTACGACGCCTCGCTGATCGACTCGCGCTTCAGCGTGGGCCCGCGCGACGCCGTACGCCGGGTGCGCGAGCTGCTCGAGCTCGAGGGCATCTTCGCCGGCATCTCGACCGGCGCGATCCTCCACGCCGCGCTCGGCCAGGCCGCCAAGGCGGTCAAGGCGGGGGAGTCGGCCGACATCGCCTTCATCGTGTGCGACGGCGGCTGGAAGTACCTCTCGACCGGTGCCTACGAGGGCACGGTCGACGACGCGGAGGACGCCCTCGACGGACAGCTCTGGGCCTGA
- the clpS gene encoding ATP-dependent Clp protease adapter ClpS, protein MTPDEITFLAKPWVTLVWDDPVNLMSYVSYVFQKYFGYDKLKAEKLMLEVHTEGRSVVSTGTREEMERDVQAMHEYGLWATMEKAS, encoded by the coding sequence CTGACGCCCGACGAGATCACCTTCCTGGCCAAGCCGTGGGTGACGCTGGTCTGGGACGACCCGGTGAACCTCATGTCCTATGTGTCCTACGTGTTCCAGAAGTACTTCGGCTATGACAAGTTGAAGGCCGAGAAGCTGATGCTCGAGGTGCACACCGAGGGTCGCTCGGTCGTCTCGACGGGCACCCGCGAGGAGATGGAGCGCGACGTCCAGGCGATGCACGAGTACGGCCTGTGGGCGACGATGGAGAAGGCGTCCTGA
- a CDS encoding response regulator transcription factor, which produces MATVVGVIRVLLVDDDPLVRSALSLMLGGQSDIDVVGEAPHGEAGLALVGELEPDVVLMDIRMPVMDGLEATKALHERPSPPSVVVLTTFDADDHVVRAIAAGADGFLLKDTPPADIVSAIRTVASGDAMLSPSATRSLVSRLRGMTANDRVTHAADRLTVLTERELEVAVCVGRGLSNSEIASELYLSIPTVKSHVSRLLTKLGSTNRVQVAMVVHDAGLV; this is translated from the coding sequence ATGGCTACCGTGGTCGGCGTGATCCGCGTCCTGCTCGTCGACGACGACCCGCTCGTGCGCTCCGCCCTGTCGCTGATGCTCGGCGGCCAGTCCGACATCGACGTGGTGGGTGAGGCCCCGCACGGGGAGGCCGGCCTCGCACTCGTGGGCGAGCTCGAGCCCGACGTGGTCCTCATGGACATCCGGATGCCGGTCATGGACGGCCTCGAGGCCACGAAGGCGCTGCACGAGCGACCCTCCCCGCCGTCGGTGGTGGTGCTGACCACCTTCGACGCCGACGACCACGTCGTGCGCGCGATCGCCGCCGGCGCCGACGGCTTCCTCCTCAAGGACACCCCGCCCGCGGACATCGTCAGCGCGATCCGCACCGTCGCCTCCGGCGACGCGATGCTCTCCCCGTCGGCCACGCGCAGCCTCGTGTCACGACTGCGGGGCATGACCGCCAACGACCGCGTCACCCACGCCGCCGACCGGCTGACCGTGCTCACCGAGCGCGAGCTCGAGGTCGCGGTCTGCGTGGGGCGCGGGCTCAGCAACTCCGAGATCGCCTCCGAGCTCTACCTCTCGATCCCGACGGTGAAGTCCCACGTCTCGCGGCTGCTGACCAAGCTGGGCAGCACCAACCGGGTCCAGGTGGCCATGGTCGTGCACGACGCCGGGCTGGTCTGA
- a CDS encoding MBL fold metallo-hydrolase, with translation MRLTVVGCSGSYPGPESPASCYLVEAEHASESGETRTWRILLDLGNGALGQLHRYADPLGIDAVFLSHLHADHCLDLCGYYVMRKYHPTGPQPRIPVWGPAGTAERMARAYDLPLEPGMTEEFDFTEHDGPVDLGPFRVEAREVVHPVAAFALTVTADDRTLVYSGDTGPCEALDEAAAGAHLLLAEASFRSGDDNPPDLHMTGADCGRTAARAGVERLVLTHVPPWHDPAAAEAEARAEWAGPVELARAGATYEV, from the coding sequence ATGAGGCTCACCGTCGTCGGCTGCTCCGGGTCCTACCCCGGGCCCGAGTCGCCCGCCAGCTGCTACCTCGTGGAGGCCGAGCACGCCTCGGAGTCGGGGGAGACCCGCACGTGGCGGATCCTGCTCGACCTCGGCAACGGCGCGCTGGGCCAGCTGCACCGCTACGCCGACCCGCTCGGGATCGACGCGGTCTTCCTGAGCCACCTCCACGCCGACCACTGCCTGGACCTCTGCGGCTACTACGTCATGCGCAAGTACCACCCCACCGGCCCGCAGCCGCGGATCCCGGTCTGGGGCCCGGCCGGCACGGCCGAGCGGATGGCGCGCGCCTACGACCTGCCGCTCGAGCCCGGCATGACCGAGGAGTTCGACTTCACCGAGCACGACGGGCCCGTCGACCTGGGGCCCTTCCGCGTCGAGGCACGCGAGGTCGTCCACCCCGTCGCCGCCTTCGCGCTCACCGTCACCGCCGACGACCGCACCCTCGTCTACTCCGGCGACACCGGCCCGTGCGAGGCGCTCGACGAGGCGGCCGCCGGGGCGCACCTGCTGCTCGCGGAGGCGTCCTTCCGCAGCGGCGACGACAACCCGCCCGACCTGCACATGACCGGCGCCGACTGCGGGCGTACGGCGGCGCGCGCGGGTGTGGAGCGCCTCGTGCTCACCCACGTCCCGCCGTGGCACGACCCGGCCGCCGCCGAGGCCGAGGCGCGGGCCGAGTGGGCCGGGCCGGTCGAGCTGGCGCGCGCCGGCGCGACGTACGAGGTCTGA
- a CDS encoding MFS transporter — translation MTLHEAPPLTRRGIPLERDLRVLAIGSFANRFGAGAVMTTSALYFTRQVGFSAAEVALALSVAAIVGIVVQVPAGHLGDTRGPRRVLTWCMVGAALTSALPVLARTPWQLALLLGLLALFERSAGSVQQGVIAQLATGGRGVLFKAYLRAVTNTAIGLGSVFGGAALVIDETWAYVAVFVLNAVFTGFAAWNSTRLPELPPYVRIEGEPRLAVLRDWPYVVVVAITGLFSMHFFVMELGLALYISERTSAPPVMVAILLVVNTAAVALFQVRLSRRADSVEAGARALVRGAVWIAAGFAIVALADRGDATFAIVVLVIGSLVHVVGEMIGSGGQWGLQMGLAPHERQGQYQGFAGLGFSVVAVIGPPVVTLLCVEMGETGWLVLAAMMMAIALVSVPVSRWALASRERYGVLTHSG, via the coding sequence ATGACGCTGCACGAGGCTCCGCCACTGACCCGCCGGGGCATCCCGCTCGAGCGCGACCTGCGGGTGCTGGCGATCGGTTCCTTCGCCAACCGGTTCGGCGCCGGCGCGGTGATGACGACCAGCGCCCTCTACTTCACCCGCCAGGTCGGCTTCTCCGCCGCCGAGGTGGCACTGGCGCTGTCGGTGGCCGCGATCGTGGGCATCGTCGTCCAGGTCCCCGCCGGACACCTCGGCGACACCCGCGGCCCGCGCCGGGTGCTCACCTGGTGCATGGTCGGCGCCGCGCTCACGAGCGCGCTGCCGGTCCTGGCGCGTACGCCGTGGCAGCTCGCGCTGCTCCTCGGCCTGCTGGCGCTCTTCGAGCGGTCCGCCGGCTCCGTCCAGCAGGGTGTGATCGCCCAGCTCGCGACGGGCGGGCGGGGCGTGCTCTTCAAGGCCTACCTGCGTGCGGTCACCAACACCGCTATCGGCCTCGGCTCCGTCTTCGGCGGCGCCGCGCTGGTGATCGACGAGACCTGGGCCTACGTCGCCGTCTTCGTCCTCAACGCCGTCTTCACCGGCTTCGCCGCGTGGAACAGCACGCGCCTGCCCGAGCTCCCGCCCTACGTGCGGATCGAGGGAGAGCCGCGGCTCGCGGTGCTGCGCGACTGGCCCTACGTCGTCGTGGTGGCGATCACGGGCCTGTTCTCGATGCACTTCTTCGTCATGGAGCTCGGCCTGGCGCTCTACATCTCCGAGCGGACGTCGGCCCCGCCCGTGATGGTGGCGATCCTGCTGGTCGTGAACACGGCGGCCGTCGCGCTCTTCCAGGTCCGGCTGTCCCGGCGCGCCGACTCGGTCGAGGCGGGCGCCCGCGCCCTCGTGCGCGGTGCGGTGTGGATCGCCGCCGGGTTCGCGATCGTCGCGCTGGCCGACCGTGGCGACGCGACGTTCGCGATCGTCGTGCTCGTCATCGGGTCGCTGGTGCACGTCGTCGGCGAGATGATCGGCTCCGGCGGTCAGTGGGGGCTCCAGATGGGGCTCGCACCCCACGAGCGGCAGGGCCAGTACCAGGGCTTCGCCGGCCTCGGCTTCAGCGTGGTCGCGGTCATCGGGCCGCCGGTCGTGACGCTGCTGTGCGTCGAGATGGGTGAGACCGGCTGGCTCGTGCTCGCCGCGATGATGATGGCCATCGCGCTGGTGTCGGTGCCGGTCTCACGCTGGGCGCTGGCCTCCCGCGAGCGCTACGGCGTGCTGACCCACTCGGGGTAG
- the murI gene encoding glutamate racemase, which produces MPRLTADAPIGIFDSGFGGLTVARSVIDQLPHESVVYLGDTARQPYGQKPIGEVREYALECLDHLYAEGVKALVIACNSASAAMLRDARERYDVPVVEVILPAARRAAAATRNDRVGVICTRATASSMAYDDAFAAAPHLDLHIQACPSFVDFVEQGVTGGEELLAAAHDYLDPLAAAGVDTLILGCTHYPLLTGVISYVMGDGVTLVSSAEECAKDVYKMLARTGLMREGGEPAYTFSTTGSPEDFATIGRRFLGSELLSATQFAGGVR; this is translated from the coding sequence ATGCCGCGGTTGACCGCCGACGCCCCGATCGGCATCTTCGACTCCGGCTTCGGCGGCCTGACGGTCGCGCGCTCGGTCATCGACCAGCTCCCGCACGAGTCGGTGGTCTACCTCGGCGACACCGCCCGCCAGCCCTACGGCCAGAAGCCGATCGGCGAGGTCCGCGAGTACGCCCTCGAGTGCCTCGACCACCTCTACGCCGAGGGCGTGAAGGCGCTGGTCATCGCGTGCAACTCCGCGAGCGCCGCCATGCTCCGCGACGCGCGGGAGCGCTACGACGTGCCGGTCGTCGAGGTGATCCTGCCCGCCGCGCGCCGCGCCGCGGCCGCCACGCGCAACGACCGCGTCGGGGTGATCTGCACGCGTGCGACCGCGAGCTCGATGGCGTACGACGACGCCTTCGCCGCGGCGCCCCACCTCGACCTGCACATCCAGGCCTGCCCGAGCTTCGTCGACTTCGTCGAGCAGGGTGTCACCGGCGGCGAGGAGCTGCTCGCCGCGGCCCACGACTACCTCGACCCGCTCGCCGCCGCGGGCGTCGACACCCTCATCCTCGGCTGCACCCACTACCCCCTCCTCACGGGCGTCATCTCCTACGTCATGGGCGACGGCGTGACCCTGGTGAGCTCGGCGGAGGAGTGCGCGAAGGACGTCTACAAGATGCTCGCGCGCACCGGCCTGATGCGCGAGGGCGGTGAGCCGGCCTACACCTTCTCGACCACCGGCAGCCCCGAGGACTTCGCCACCATCGGCCGGCGCTTCCTCGGCTCGGAGCTGCTCAGCGCCACCCAGTTCGCCGGAGGAGTGCGATGA
- a CDS encoding M67 family metallopeptidase, whose amino-acid sequence MLTIAQETYDAIVAHAKRDHPDEACGVVAGPEGSDRAERFIPMVNAAGSPTFYEFDSTELLALYKDMDARDEEPVVVYHSHTATEAYPSRTDIGLASEPNAHYVLVSTREHGNSDGPVEFRSYRIIDGVVTEEEVTITPTGTADQRESTP is encoded by the coding sequence GTGCTGACCATCGCCCAGGAGACGTACGACGCCATCGTGGCGCACGCCAAGCGCGACCACCCCGACGAGGCGTGCGGCGTCGTCGCCGGCCCCGAGGGCAGTGACCGAGCCGAGCGCTTCATCCCGATGGTCAACGCCGCCGGCAGCCCGACGTTCTACGAGTTCGACTCCACCGAGCTGCTCGCGCTCTACAAGGACATGGACGCCCGCGACGAGGAGCCGGTGGTCGTCTACCACTCCCACACCGCCACCGAGGCCTACCCGAGCCGGACCGACATCGGCCTGGCCAGCGAGCCGAACGCCCACTACGTGCTCGTCAGCACACGCGAGCACGGGAATAGTGACGGCCCGGTGGAGTTCAGGTCCTACAGAATCATCGACGGAGTCGTGACCGAGGAAGAGGTCACGATCACGCCCACCGGCACCGCAGACCAGAGAGAGAGCACCCCCTGA
- a CDS encoding MoaD/ThiS family protein: MAIEVRIPTILRTYTDGAKAVEGSGGTLSALIDDLDGNHPGIKDRLVEDKSGAVDLRRFVNVYINDEDVRFIGGLDAELSDGDQVVVLPAVAGGALPA, encoded by the coding sequence ATGGCCATCGAGGTCCGGATCCCCACCATCCTGCGCACCTACACCGACGGCGCCAAGGCCGTCGAGGGCTCGGGCGGCACGCTGTCCGCGCTCATCGACGACCTCGACGGCAACCACCCCGGCATCAAGGACCGCCTCGTCGAGGACAAGTCCGGCGCGGTGGACCTGCGCCGCTTCGTCAACGTCTACATCAACGACGAGGACGTCCGCTTCATCGGCGGGCTCGACGCCGAGCTCTCCGACGGCGACCAGGTCGTCGTCCTGCCCGCCGTCGCCGGCGGGGCCCTGCCCGCCTGA
- a CDS encoding alkaline phosphatase family protein — protein MTLRSVLASVLACSAVGFSLTAAPAQVPAGGPSAGAARVSADDAVESVLAMTVDGLNPEALRILGRDGTPHLHALMDAGASTLNARTENELTITLPNHTGMVTGRRVDASGGGHGVTWNDDRRRPSTVQAAAGKRVESVFTSIHEAGGSTALFASKTKFSLWKRSWPLSIDTTRIRLDNTTLARSVRRDLQRRDRVFRFVHFSLPDQVGHARGFMSKPYLRAVEQVDALVGELVDTVGSDPGLDGSTAIILTSDHGGLGTSHSDARRLPNYRIPFMVAGPGVMPGTDLYALNPDDLQDPGARRTRYADALQPVRNGDLANLALDLLDLDALPGSEHNATLDLDVTPAG, from the coding sequence GTGACCCTGCGCTCCGTGCTCGCCTCCGTCCTCGCCTGCTCCGCGGTCGGCTTCTCCCTGACCGCAGCCCCGGCCCAGGTCCCTGCCGGCGGCCCGAGCGCCGGCGCGGCGCGCGTCTCCGCCGACGACGCGGTGGAGTCGGTGCTCGCGATGACGGTCGACGGGCTCAACCCCGAGGCCCTGCGCATCCTGGGCCGCGACGGCACCCCCCACCTCCACGCGCTCATGGACGCCGGTGCCTCCACCCTGAACGCACGCACCGAGAACGAGCTCACCATCACCCTGCCCAACCACACCGGGATGGTCACCGGCCGTCGCGTCGACGCCTCGGGCGGCGGTCACGGCGTGACCTGGAACGACGACCGGCGCCGCCCCTCGACCGTCCAGGCCGCGGCCGGCAAGCGCGTGGAGTCGGTCTTCACCTCTATCCACGAGGCTGGCGGCTCGACCGCGCTCTTCGCCAGCAAGACCAAGTTCTCCCTGTGGAAGCGCAGCTGGCCGCTGAGCATCGACACCACCCGGATCAGGCTCGACAACACCACCTTGGCCCGCTCCGTGCGGCGCGACCTGCAGCGCCGCGACCGCGTCTTCCGGTTCGTGCACTTCTCGCTGCCCGACCAGGTCGGCCACGCGCGCGGCTTCATGTCCAAGCCCTACCTGCGCGCGGTCGAGCAGGTCGACGCGCTGGTCGGCGAACTCGTCGACACGGTGGGCTCCGACCCCGGGCTCGACGGCAGCACGGCGATCATCCTCACCAGCGACCACGGCGGACTCGGCACCAGCCACTCCGACGCCCGCCGCCTGCCCAACTACCGCATCCCCTTCATGGTCGCCGGCCCGGGCGTGATGCCCGGCACCGACCTCTACGCGCTCAACCCCGACGACCTGCAGGACCCGGGCGCGCGCCGCACGAGGTACGCCGACGCGCTCCAGCCGGTCCGCAACGGCGACCTGGCCAACCTCGCGCTCGACCTGCTCGACCTCGACGCGCTGCCCGGGAGCGAGCACAACGCGACGCTCGACCTCGACGTCACCCCCGCCGGCTAG
- a CDS encoding DUF429 domain-containing protein, translated as MSPVPDFVVAIREKIGHDPLWLPGVTAVVRRGDEVLLVKRADNGHWTPVTGIPDPGEEPAVAAAREALEETGTRIRVDRLASTAVHGEVVHANGDRATYLDLTFACTWLEGEAHVADDESSDVRWWPVAALPEMSDVMLERIAAGFSDEGAARFVVPPDQPPPVEVLTPDVPVLGVDACPGGWVGVLIDTAGRASVFVDASISGLVALVRERTPVAVVAIDIPIGLPDSSGRLADAEARRQLAGKSSSVFSTPTRTALEAGSYAAARAANLAATGGRTSVSAQAYALREKVLEVDAWVRSRPGATVIEVHPEVSFARMAGSPVLARKKDADGVAARRGALAVHGIVAPPWFRGAGFGEDDLLDACAAAWSAVRHSLGVSESFPATPEVFSDGIPAAIRV; from the coding sequence GTGAGCCCGGTCCCCGACTTCGTCGTCGCGATCCGCGAGAAGATCGGCCACGACCCGCTGTGGCTGCCCGGCGTCACCGCGGTCGTGCGCCGCGGCGACGAGGTGCTGCTCGTCAAGCGTGCCGACAACGGGCACTGGACGCCCGTCACGGGGATCCCGGACCCCGGCGAGGAGCCTGCTGTCGCCGCAGCGCGCGAGGCGCTGGAGGAGACCGGCACGCGGATCCGGGTCGACCGGCTCGCCTCGACCGCCGTCCACGGCGAGGTCGTGCACGCCAACGGCGACCGCGCGACCTATCTCGACCTCACCTTCGCCTGCACCTGGCTCGAGGGGGAGGCCCACGTCGCCGACGACGAGTCGAGCGACGTGAGGTGGTGGCCGGTGGCCGCGCTCCCGGAGATGTCGGACGTGATGCTCGAGCGCATCGCCGCGGGGTTCAGCGACGAGGGTGCGGCGCGCTTCGTGGTGCCACCGGACCAGCCCCCACCGGTCGAGGTGCTGACCCCGGACGTGCCGGTCCTCGGGGTGGACGCGTGCCCCGGCGGCTGGGTCGGCGTGCTCATCGACACCGCTGGCCGGGCGTCGGTCTTCGTCGACGCCTCCATCAGCGGGCTGGTCGCGCTCGTGCGCGAGAGAACCCCTGTCGCCGTCGTCGCGATCGACATCCCCATCGGCCTGCCCGACTCCTCGGGCCGGCTCGCGGACGCCGAGGCCCGCCGCCAGCTGGCCGGCAAGTCCTCCTCGGTCTTCTCCACGCCGACCCGCACCGCGCTCGAGGCCGGGTCGTACGCCGCCGCCCGCGCGGCCAACCTCGCCGCCACCGGCGGGCGTACGAGCGTCAGCGCGCAGGCCTACGCGCTGCGGGAGAAGGTGCTGGAGGTCGACGCGTGGGTGCGCTCACGCCCCGGCGCCACGGTCATCGAGGTCCACCCCGAGGTGAGCTTCGCGCGGATGGCCGGCTCCCCGGTGCTTGCCCGGAAGAAGGACGCCGACGGGGTGGCTGCACGCCGTGGGGCGCTGGCCGTGCACGGGATCGTCGCGCCGCCGTGGTTCCGTGGCGCCGGCTTCGGCGAGGACGACCTGCTCGACGCCTGCGCGGCCGCGTGGTCCGCCGTACGCCACTCGCTCGGCGTCTCGGAGTCCTTCCCAGCGACGCCCGAGGTGTTCTCCGACGGGATTCCGGCGGCTATCCGCGTCTGA
- a CDS encoding CotH kinase family protein encodes MIRTSSVVALVVALALPLVPSSTVAAAPTAAQAKAAESVWPPAPPTQLVITTEGVAEVVSKDDYLDATISLDGVEHVGEIKGRGNSTWGWAKKPYKLKLEEDAALVGERPYDEWVLLANYADRSALRTAAAFAIAERTTMKWTPQFRFVEVVLNGQPRGLYLLTEQVEVGEGRVDLPDSGFLLEINQRYLRDDEPGFRTRRGIPVAFKDPDEVTRKQRRTVRRAVRRFENALYSPGFADRRKGYAAHVNVKSVIDWYLVQELFRNQDSNFQSSVHFSWKPGGRFRFGPVWDFDLSGGTRFRAQDEPQGWHTRVGRHWISRMLEDPTFSARVKSRWARLKPVVEQVVAELPAAGRTLAPSAQADWQMWHADGSDLPWSRHADDHAGEIEFLRSWLTVRSRWLSRNEVRFGTDLMRTPERARTVWVPVQLQSPAPRDLSVDYRVLTGTATSGADFEPGPGRVQFAAGDKVRYIPLQILADSLVERTETIVLGLDETRTDLVVGSPRVVRVKINAPR; translated from the coding sequence ATGATCCGTACGTCGTCCGTCGTCGCACTGGTGGTCGCGCTCGCGCTGCCACTCGTGCCCTCCTCCACCGTCGCCGCGGCCCCGACTGCCGCGCAGGCGAAGGCGGCCGAGTCGGTGTGGCCACCGGCGCCTCCCACTCAGCTCGTCATCACCACCGAGGGCGTTGCGGAGGTGGTCAGCAAGGACGACTACCTCGACGCGACGATCAGCCTCGACGGCGTCGAGCACGTCGGTGAGATCAAGGGTCGCGGCAACTCCACCTGGGGTTGGGCCAAGAAGCCCTACAAGCTCAAGCTCGAGGAGGACGCCGCACTGGTCGGCGAGCGTCCGTACGACGAGTGGGTGCTGCTCGCCAACTACGCCGACCGCAGTGCGCTCCGCACCGCGGCGGCCTTCGCGATCGCCGAGCGCACCACGATGAAGTGGACGCCGCAGTTCCGCTTCGTCGAGGTCGTCCTCAACGGTCAGCCCCGCGGTCTCTACCTGCTCACCGAGCAGGTGGAGGTCGGCGAGGGCCGCGTGGACCTGCCCGACTCCGGCTTCCTGCTGGAGATCAACCAGCGCTACCTCCGCGACGACGAGCCGGGCTTCCGCACCAGGCGCGGCATCCCGGTCGCGTTCAAGGACCCCGACGAGGTGACCCGCAAGCAGCGGCGCACGGTGCGGCGCGCCGTCCGCAGGTTCGAGAACGCGCTCTACAGCCCCGGCTTCGCCGACCGCAGGAAGGGCTACGCGGCCCACGTCAACGTCAAGAGCGTCATCGACTGGTACCTCGTCCAGGAGCTCTTCCGCAACCAGGACTCCAACTTCCAGTCCAGCGTCCACTTCAGCTGGAAGCCGGGCGGTCGCTTCCGCTTCGGCCCCGTGTGGGACTTCGACCTGAGCGGGGGCACCCGCTTCCGCGCGCAGGACGAGCCGCAGGGATGGCACACGCGCGTCGGGCGACACTGGATCAGCCGCATGCTCGAAGACCCGACCTTCTCGGCCCGGGTCAAGAGTCGCTGGGCCCGCCTCAAGCCGGTCGTCGAGCAGGTGGTGGCCGAGCTGCCCGCAGCGGGTCGGACACTGGCGCCGTCGGCGCAGGCCGACTGGCAGATGTGGCACGCCGACGGCAGCGACCTGCCGTGGAGCCGCCACGCGGACGACCACGCCGGCGAGATCGAGTTCCTCCGCTCGTGGCTGACCGTGCGGTCGCGGTGGCTCAGCAGGAACGAGGTCCGCTTCGGGACCGACCTGATGCGGACGCCCGAGCGCGCTCGTACGGTCTGGGTGCCGGTGCAGCTCCAGTCGCCCGCACCGAGGGACCTCTCGGTGGACTACCGCGTGCTGACGGGAACGGCGACCTCGGGGGCGGACTTCGAGCCCGGCCCCGGGCGCGTGCAGTTCGCGGCCGGCGACAAGGTCCGCTACATCCCGCTGCAGATCCTCGCCGACTCGCTGGTGGAGCGCACGGAGACCATCGTGCTCGGGCTCGACGAGACGCGGACCGACCTCGTCGTCGGCTCGCCCCGCGTCGTACGGGTCAAGATCAACGCGCCACGCTGA
- a CDS encoding DUF2017 domain-containing protein — protein sequence MSGFERHRRSARVIATFTGFEADLLRSLASQMVELLRNERAEPAAPSADAFEALMAEFSGATTIPEDPVLARLFPTAYPDDEEAAADFRRFTEGGLRDGKAGAAAQIIDTLEDAGLPEELREDGLVIDVELTPEDAETWMRAFTDIRLALATRLGVEAGDEDYWHSLPEDDPRAQAHDIYEWVGYLQETIVEALTS from the coding sequence GTGAGCGGTTTCGAGCGTCACCGGCGGTCCGCGCGCGTCATTGCCACCTTCACCGGCTTCGAGGCCGACCTGCTGCGCTCGCTCGCCTCGCAGATGGTGGAGCTGCTGCGCAACGAGCGTGCCGAGCCGGCCGCCCCCTCCGCAGATGCCTTCGAGGCGCTCATGGCGGAGTTCTCCGGTGCCACGACCATCCCCGAGGACCCCGTGCTCGCGCGGCTGTTCCCGACGGCCTACCCCGACGACGAGGAGGCGGCCGCGGACTTCCGCCGCTTCACCGAGGGCGGCCTGCGCGACGGCAAGGCCGGCGCGGCAGCGCAGATCATCGACACCCTCGAGGACGCGGGTCTGCCCGAGGAGCTGCGCGAGGACGGGTTGGTGATCGACGTCGAGCTGACGCCCGAGGACGCCGAGACGTGGATGCGTGCCTTCACCGACATCCGGCTCGCGCTCGCGACCCGCCTCGGCGTCGAGGCAGGCGACGAGGACTACTGGCACTCCCTGCCCGAGGACGACCCGCGGGCCCAGGCGCACGACATCTACGAGTGGGTCGGCTACCTCCAGGAGACGATCGTCGAAGCGCTGACGTCGTGA